A genomic segment from Lignipirellula cremea encodes:
- a CDS encoding PDZ domain-containing protein, with product MRFMTLMFGVVGALAMAVDVIAAEGKLGVELVERNGQVVILQVLSGSGAQAIGIQRGDVLLKVGATNINSIQDALNAKAAASNNTDVPFLIGTPNGTWPINARFESGQPYSKYSSSVQRPGGNVARPGGTTTPPSVSPGGNPPRP from the coding sequence ATGCGATTCATGACGTTGATGTTTGGCGTTGTCGGGGCCCTCGCGATGGCCGTCGATGTTATTGCGGCCGAAGGCAAACTTGGCGTAGAGCTCGTCGAGCGTAACGGGCAAGTGGTGATCCTCCAGGTGCTGTCAGGAAGCGGCGCCCAGGCGATCGGCATTCAGCGCGGCGATGTGTTGCTGAAGGTCGGCGCGACCAACATTAATTCGATTCAGGACGCCCTGAACGCAAAAGCGGCCGCCTCCAACAACACCGATGTGCCCTTCCTGATTGGCACGCCCAACGGGACATGGCCGATCAACGCCCGCTTTGAGTCGGGCCAGCCGTACAGCAAGTATTCCTCATCGGTCCAGCGTCCCGGCGGCAACGTAGCTCGACCGGGCGGAACCACGACTCCGCCTTCGGTCAGCCCGGGCGGCAATCCGCCGCGACCGTAG
- a CDS encoding DegT/DnrJ/EryC1/StrS family aminotransferase produces the protein MEAPANVADPHAASESNRPVPLLDVQRGNRPLLDEIQQAISQVCDSGRFLHGPEVTQLEQSVAEYTGAAHAIGCASGSDALLLALMARGIGRGDEVICPSFTFFATASAVWRLGAKPVFVDIDPVTFNIDASQVEAALTPSTRAIIPVHLFGQCADMEAILALAGTHGLFVLEDAAQAIGAGYGAAKAGAIGDVGAFSFYPTKNLGGFGDGGMVTTNDDRMAQVLRIMAAHGMQPRYFHPVVGINSRLDSIQAAVLNVKFARLNGWTTDRRTNAGRYDELLADAKLDQNLVLPQTARGCWHVWNQYTIRVPEGRRDALRRHLADAQIGSEVYYPQPLHQQDCFRHLGYREGDLPETERAAAEVLSLPIFPELTIEEQQTVVKRIATFYAGKQYAAA, from the coding sequence ATGGAGGCTCCGGCAAACGTGGCTGATCCGCACGCTGCTTCTGAATCAAATCGCCCTGTGCCTTTGCTCGATGTGCAAAGAGGCAATCGCCCCCTGCTCGACGAAATCCAGCAGGCTATTTCCCAGGTTTGCGACTCGGGCCGCTTTTTGCACGGTCCTGAAGTCACCCAGCTGGAACAATCGGTCGCCGAGTACACCGGAGCCGCCCACGCCATTGGTTGCGCATCGGGTAGCGACGCCCTGCTGCTGGCGCTGATGGCTCGCGGCATTGGCCGCGGCGACGAAGTGATCTGCCCCAGCTTTACCTTCTTCGCCACGGCCAGCGCCGTCTGGCGACTGGGAGCCAAACCGGTCTTTGTCGACATCGACCCGGTTACCTTCAATATCGACGCCAGCCAGGTCGAAGCGGCTCTCACGCCGTCGACACGCGCCATTATCCCCGTGCATCTGTTCGGCCAGTGCGCCGATATGGAAGCGATCCTGGCGCTGGCCGGCACGCACGGCCTGTTTGTCCTGGAAGACGCCGCCCAGGCGATCGGAGCCGGTTACGGCGCCGCCAAAGCCGGAGCGATCGGCGATGTCGGAGCGTTCAGCTTCTACCCAACCAAAAACCTCGGCGGTTTCGGCGACGGCGGAATGGTCACCACCAACGACGATCGCATGGCCCAGGTGCTCCGCATCATGGCGGCCCACGGCATGCAGCCGCGATACTTCCACCCGGTGGTCGGCATCAACAGCCGTCTGGACTCGATCCAGGCAGCCGTGCTCAACGTAAAATTCGCCCGCCTGAACGGCTGGACGACCGACCGCCGCACCAACGCTGGCCGGTACGATGAACTGCTGGCCGACGCCAAACTCGACCAGAACCTGGTGCTGCCGCAAACGGCCCGTGGTTGCTGGCACGTCTGGAACCAGTACACCATCCGCGTGCCGGAAGGCCGCCGCGACGCCCTGCGACGCCACCTGGCCGACGCCCAGATTGGCAGCGAGGTGTACTACCCGCAGCCCCTGCATCAGCAGGACTGCTTCCGTCATCTGGGCTATCGCGAAGGCGATCTCCCCGAAACGGAAAGGGCCGCCGCCGAAGTGCTCAGCCTGCCGATCTTCCCCGAACTGACGATCGAAGAGCAGCAGACGGTGGTCAAGCGAATCGCCACGTTCTACGCCGGCAAGCAGTACGCCGCGGCCTAA